The proteins below come from a single Rhizobium tropici CIAT 899 genomic window:
- the groL gene encoding chaperonin GroEL (60 kDa chaperone family; promotes refolding of misfolded polypeptides especially under stressful conditions; forms two stacked rings of heptamers to form a barrel-shaped 14mer; ends can be capped by GroES; misfolded proteins enter the barrel where they are refolded when GroES binds), with protein sequence MAAKEVKFGRSAREKMLRGVDILADAVKVTLGPKGRNVVIDKSFGAPRITKDGVSVAKEIELEDKFENMGAQMVREVASKTNDVAGDGTTTATVLAQAIVREGAKAVAAGMNPMDLKRGIDLAVAEVVKDLQAKAKKINTSEEVAQVGTISANGEKQIGLDIAEAMQKVGNEGVITVEEAKTAETELEVVEGMQFDRGYLSPYFVTNPEKMIADLEDAFILLHEKKLSNLQAMLPVLEAVVQTGKPLLIIAEDVEGEALATLVVNKLRGGLKIAAVKAPGFGDRRKAMLEDIAILTGGTVISEDLGIKLESVTLDMLGRSKKVSISKENTTIVDGAGAKSDIEGRVAQIKAQIEETTSDYDREKLQERLAKLAGGVAVIRVGGSTEVEVKEKKDRIDDALNATRAAVQEGIVPGGGIALLRSSTKITAKGENQDQEAGVNIVRRALQSLVRQIAENAGDEASIVVGKVLDKNEDNYGYNAQTSEYGDMIAMGIVDPVKVVRTALQNAASVASLLITTEAMIAELPKKDAPAGMPGGMGGMGGMDMM encoded by the coding sequence ATGGCAGCTAAAGAAGTAAAATTCGGCCGCAGCGCCCGCGAAAAGATGCTTCGTGGCGTCGATATCCTCGCTGACGCAGTGAAGGTCACCCTCGGCCCGAAGGGTCGTAACGTCGTTATCGACAAGTCCTTCGGCGCTCCGCGCATCACCAAGGACGGCGTTTCCGTCGCCAAGGAAATCGAACTCGAAGACAAGTTCGAAAACATGGGCGCCCAGATGGTCCGCGAAGTTGCTTCGAAGACCAACGACGTCGCCGGTGACGGCACCACCACTGCAACCGTTCTCGCCCAGGCGATCGTTCGCGAAGGCGCCAAGGCTGTTGCAGCCGGCATGAATCCGATGGACCTGAAGCGCGGTATCGACCTCGCTGTTGCAGAAGTCGTCAAGGATCTCCAGGCTAAGGCCAAGAAGATCAACACTTCGGAAGAAGTTGCGCAGGTCGGCACGATCTCCGCAAACGGCGAAAAGCAGATCGGTCTCGATATTGCTGAAGCCATGCAGAAGGTCGGCAATGAAGGCGTCATCACGGTTGAAGAAGCCAAGACCGCCGAAACCGAACTCGAAGTCGTCGAAGGCATGCAGTTCGACCGCGGCTACCTCAGCCCCTACTTCGTAACCAACCCGGAAAAGATGATCGCCGACCTCGAAGACGCGTTCATCCTGCTCCACGAGAAGAAGCTCTCGAACCTGCAGGCCATGCTCCCGGTTCTCGAAGCCGTCGTTCAGACCGGCAAGCCGCTCCTCATCATCGCTGAAGACGTCGAAGGCGAAGCTCTTGCGACCCTCGTCGTCAACAAGCTGCGCGGCGGCCTCAAGATCGCTGCCGTCAAGGCTCCGGGCTTCGGTGATCGCCGCAAGGCCATGCTGGAAGACATCGCCATCCTGACGGGCGGCACTGTCATCTCCGAAGACCTCGGCATCAAGCTTGAGTCCGTCACCCTCGACATGCTCGGCCGTTCCAAGAAGGTTTCGATCTCCAAGGAAAACACCACGATCGTCGACGGCGCTGGCGCCAAGTCCGACATCGAAGGCCGCGTTGCCCAGATCAAGGCTCAGATCGAAGAAACCACCTCCGACTACGACCGCGAGAAGCTGCAGGAACGTCTTGCCAAGCTCGCTGGCGGCGTTGCCGTGATCCGCGTTGGCGGCTCGACGGAAGTCGAAGTGAAGGAAAAGAAGGACCGCATCGACGACGCTCTCAACGCGACGCGCGCTGCTGTTCAGGAAGGTATCGTACCGGGCGGCGGTATCGCCCTCCTGCGTTCTTCCACGAAGATCACTGCCAAGGGTGAAAACCAGGATCAGGAAGCCGGCGTCAACATCGTTCGCCGTGCCCTGCAGTCGCTGGTTCGCCAGATCGCAGAAAACGCTGGTGACGAAGCTTCGATCGTTGTCGGCAAGGTTCTCGACAAGAACGAAGACAACTACGGCTACAACGCCCAGACGTCTGAATATGGCGACATGATCGCCATGGGCATCGTCGACCCGGTCAAGGTTGTTCGTACGGCTCTGCAGAACGCAGCTTCGGTTGCTTCGCTGCTGATCACCACCGAAGCCATGATCGCTGAACTGCCGAAGAAGGATGCCCCTGCTGGCATGCCGGGCGGCATGGGCGGCATGGGCGGCATGGACATGATGTGA
- the groES gene encoding co-chaperone GroES, with the protein MASTNFRPLHDRVVVRRVESEEKTKGGIIIPDTAKEKPQEGEIVAVGSGARDEAGKVVALDVKVGDRVLFGKWSGTEVKLNGEDLLIMKEADIMGIIG; encoded by the coding sequence ATGGCAAGCACCAATTTCCGCCCCCTTCATGACCGCGTCGTCGTTCGTCGCGTCGAGTCGGAAGAAAAGACCAAGGGTGGGATCATCATTCCCGACACCGCCAAGGAAAAGCCGCAGGAAGGCGAGATCGTCGCCGTCGGTTCCGGCGCTCGCGATGAGGCCGGCAAGGTCGTAGCACTCGACGTCAAGGTTGGCGATCGCGTTCTGTTCGGCAAGTGGTCGGGCACTGAAGTCAAGCTCAACGGCGAAGACCTTCTGATCATGAAGGAAGCCGACATCATGGGCATCATCGGCTAA
- a CDS encoding TIGR01459 family HAD-type hydrolase: MGKRIESFRDIGGLYDVALCDVWGVLHNGVTAYKEASIALEAARGEGLVVVLITNSPRVAPKVVEQLRAIGVPDSVYDRIITSGDVTRKLIAEGPRKVFLLGPERDIGILEGLDVQRVEAGEAKSIVCTGFFDDETETPDDYTEMLTAWSARKVPLICANPDLVVERGHRMIPCAGAMAAYYERLGGQTRIAGKPHQPIYDAAIAAAREVKSEFPLSRVVAIGDGMPTDVRGALDYGLDLLYISHGIHAREYVVEGHTDEAALGAFLAREQASPKWWMPRLV; encoded by the coding sequence ATGGGCAAACGGATCGAGAGCTTTCGCGACATCGGCGGACTTTATGATGTTGCGCTCTGCGATGTCTGGGGCGTGCTCCATAATGGCGTCACCGCCTACAAGGAGGCCTCCATCGCGCTCGAAGCGGCCCGCGGCGAAGGCCTTGTGGTCGTCCTCATCACCAACTCTCCGCGCGTCGCTCCGAAGGTCGTCGAGCAGCTGCGGGCGATCGGTGTTCCCGACAGCGTTTACGATCGCATCATCACCTCGGGCGATGTGACACGCAAGCTGATTGCCGAAGGGCCGAGGAAGGTGTTCCTGCTCGGTCCGGAGCGCGATATCGGCATTCTGGAAGGCTTGGACGTTCAGCGCGTCGAAGCCGGCGAAGCGAAAAGCATCGTCTGCACCGGGTTCTTCGATGACGAGACCGAAACGCCTGACGATTACACCGAGATGCTGACGGCCTGGTCGGCCCGCAAGGTGCCGCTGATCTGCGCCAATCCGGATCTCGTGGTCGAGCGCGGCCATCGTATGATCCCCTGCGCCGGCGCTATGGCCGCCTATTACGAGCGGCTCGGCGGCCAGACGCGCATCGCCGGCAAGCCGCACCAGCCGATCTACGATGCAGCGATCGCCGCGGCCCGCGAGGTCAAGAGCGAATTTCCGCTGTCGCGCGTCGTGGCGATCGGCGACGGTATGCCGACCGACGTGCGCGGCGCACTCGATTACGGCCTCGATCTTCTTTATATCAGCCATGGCATCCACGCCCGCGAATATGTCGTCGAGGGGCATACGGATGAGGCCGCGCTCGGCGCCTTCCTGGCGCGCGAGCAGGCCTCGCCGAAGTGGTGGATGCCGCGCCTTGTCTGA
- a CDS encoding bifunctional riboflavin kinase/FAD synthetase, with product MTVFHRNETREPLPDALKGGVVAIGNFDGVHRGHQSVLTRALEIARERGVPALVLTFEPHPRTVFKPDQPVFRLTPAPLRARLLEALGFNAVIEYPFDRTFSQRSADEFVHSILIDWLHASEVVTGFDFHFGHDRQGGPAFLMNAGSHNGFGVTLIDAFRDENTEVISSSRIRTLLAEGDVAQAAGLLGFRYTVQAPVIGGEKLGRTLGFPTANMQLPPETSLRAGIYAVRFRTADGIIRDGVASYGRRPTVTDNGAPLLETFVFDFSGDLYGQVCSVSFFGYLRPELKFDGLDPLVAQIRKDEDEARALLAGVQPLSELDRVIAFI from the coding sequence ATGACCGTTTTCCATCGCAACGAAACCCGCGAGCCGCTTCCCGATGCCTTGAAGGGCGGCGTAGTCGCCATCGGCAATTTCGACGGCGTGCATCGCGGCCATCAGTCTGTGCTGACGCGCGCGCTGGAGATCGCCAGGGAGCGCGGCGTTCCGGCACTGGTGCTGACGTTCGAGCCGCATCCGCGCACGGTCTTCAAGCCCGATCAGCCCGTGTTCCGCCTGACGCCTGCGCCTTTGCGAGCGCGGCTGCTGGAAGCGCTCGGCTTCAACGCCGTCATCGAATATCCTTTCGATCGCACTTTCTCGCAGCGTTCGGCCGATGAATTCGTGCATTCGATCCTGATCGACTGGCTGCACGCATCGGAAGTCGTCACCGGCTTCGATTTCCATTTCGGCCATGATCGTCAGGGAGGCCCCGCCTTCCTCATGAATGCCGGCAGCCACAACGGCTTCGGCGTGACGTTGATCGATGCCTTCCGCGACGAAAACACGGAGGTCATCTCGTCGAGCCGCATTCGTACGCTGCTCGCGGAAGGCGATGTCGCCCAAGCAGCCGGTCTGCTCGGCTTTCGCTATACCGTTCAGGCGCCCGTCATTGGCGGCGAAAAGCTCGGCCGCACGCTCGGCTTCCCTACGGCAAACATGCAGCTGCCGCCCGAGACATCGCTGAGGGCAGGCATCTATGCTGTTCGCTTCCGGACTGCAGATGGCATCATTCGGGATGGCGTTGCCAGTTACGGCCGGCGTCCGACGGTAACGGACAACGGGGCGCCGCTGCTGGAAACCTTTGTCTTCGATTTCAGCGGCGATCTCTACGGACAGGTCTGTTCGGTCTCCTTCTTCGGTTATCTCCGCCCCGAGCTGAAGTTCGACGGCTTGGACCCGCTGGTCGCGCAAATCCGTAAGGACGAAGATGAGGCGAGGGCGCTGCTCGCCGGTGTCCAGCCGCTCAGCGAGCTCGACCGGGTCATCGCTTTCATCTGA
- a CDS encoding cache domain-containing protein, translated as MTLRNQIIALAPLVISILAITAFITWQSANLTKNNIETFEQNMLKAKETEIVNLTDLAVSAIQATYRDAAPDDQTAKDKVAEILTSLDYGPDGYFFVYDYDGNNIVHPREGFRNGRNWLDLTDPDGDRVIAELIKTAKAGGGLHQYKWEKPSTGRMADKLSFVVGLDKWHWVVGTGVYLDDIFTQTAAANTAMRANIKGTFIVVTLIAVPAVLVVFTTCMLLTFRERRMADGRLKELTQRVIDTQEEERARLARELHDGVSQNLLGVRYVMDLANRKVRNQVDDAVTTIEKGIDTLNSAIKDIRRLSHDLRPRVLDDLGLTAALTALANNFGERTGIATEIEASGFTSLLKPEANTALYRVAQEALNNVERHSGATRLTIKLWNDRGRARLRISDNGIGFEGAGDGKGGLGLRNMQERMAHFRGLLLVQSTAGGTTLIAMLPKSANALPRAKVDAA; from the coding sequence TTGACATTACGCAATCAGATTATTGCGCTCGCGCCTCTAGTTATCTCGATCCTGGCAATCACGGCCTTCATTACATGGCAGTCGGCCAATCTTACCAAGAACAATATCGAGACCTTCGAACAGAACATGTTGAAGGCAAAGGAAACGGAAATCGTCAACCTGACGGACCTCGCTGTCTCGGCCATTCAGGCGACCTATCGGGACGCGGCGCCGGACGATCAGACCGCGAAGGATAAAGTAGCCGAGATCCTGACCTCCCTTGACTATGGCCCGGATGGATACTTTTTTGTCTACGATTATGATGGGAACAACATCGTTCATCCGCGTGAGGGATTTCGCAACGGCCGGAATTGGCTCGATTTGACCGATCCGGACGGGGACAGGGTCATCGCGGAGCTCATCAAGACGGCAAAAGCCGGCGGGGGCCTGCACCAGTACAAATGGGAAAAGCCCTCTACCGGCCGCATGGCCGACAAGCTCTCATTCGTCGTCGGCCTTGATAAATGGCACTGGGTCGTCGGAACCGGTGTCTATCTGGACGATATTTTCACCCAGACCGCCGCCGCCAACACCGCCATGCGGGCAAACATAAAGGGAACCTTCATCGTCGTCACACTCATTGCCGTTCCTGCCGTTCTGGTCGTCTTCACGACCTGCATGCTGCTGACGTTCCGTGAGCGACGCATGGCTGATGGCCGGCTCAAGGAGCTGACGCAAAGAGTGATCGATACGCAGGAGGAGGAGCGCGCCCGTCTTGCCCGCGAATTGCACGACGGCGTGTCGCAGAATCTCCTTGGCGTGCGCTACGTCATGGATCTCGCCAACCGCAAAGTGCGAAACCAGGTCGACGATGCCGTCACGACGATCGAGAAGGGTATCGATACCCTTAACAGCGCGATCAAGGACATCAGGCGACTTTCGCACGATCTCCGCCCCCGCGTGCTCGATGATCTCGGCTTGACGGCCGCGCTCACCGCACTCGCGAACAATTTCGGTGAGCGGACCGGGATCGCAACCGAGATCGAGGCTTCGGGCTTCACCAGCCTGCTGAAGCCCGAAGCCAATACAGCGCTCTACCGTGTTGCCCAGGAAGCCTTGAACAACGTCGAACGTCATTCCGGTGCGACGCGTCTTACGATCAAACTTTGGAATGATCGGGGGCGGGCGCGCTTGAGAATTTCGGACAATGGTATTGGTTTTGAAGGCGCCGGTGACGGCAAGGGTGGGCTCGGGCTTAGAAACATGCAGGAGCGGATGGCGCATTTCCGTGGCCTGCTTCTCGTTCAAAGCACGGCCGGTGGCACGACGCTTATTGCGATGCTGCCGAAATCGGCCAATGCCTTGCCAAGAGCAAAGGTGGATGCGGCATGA
- a CDS encoding response regulator gives MSRDRISVLLIDNHPVVLDGLKAVLETFDHIEVVGTASLAQSGLEVGRRTLPQVTLMDINMPKLSGIDAIELFRRELPETRIVMLSMHDSREYISSSIMRGAVGYILKDVSTDEVVCAIETVAAGGTYFSSGVRDILVADALQKEADRLTPRERRILGLIVTGRSNREIAEELQITPATAETHRKNLKKKLGIATTAGLIRYALDHGIATTAL, from the coding sequence ATGAGCAGAGACAGGATCAGCGTTCTGCTGATCGACAATCACCCCGTGGTGCTAGACGGACTGAAAGCCGTGCTGGAAACTTTCGACCACATAGAGGTGGTTGGGACGGCAAGCCTTGCGCAAAGCGGCCTTGAGGTCGGTCGGCGGACACTGCCACAAGTGACCTTGATGGATATCAACATGCCGAAGCTGAGTGGCATCGATGCGATAGAACTCTTTCGCCGGGAGCTTCCGGAGACGCGGATCGTGATGCTTTCCATGCATGACAGCCGCGAATACATCTCCTCGTCGATCATGCGCGGTGCCGTCGGATATATCCTCAAGGACGTTTCGACCGACGAAGTCGTCTGTGCCATTGAGACTGTGGCGGCCGGTGGAACTTATTTCTCGTCAGGCGTTCGCGATATACTGGTGGCGGACGCGCTGCAAAAAGAAGCCGACCGTCTGACGCCGCGCGAGCGTCGCATTCTGGGTTTGATCGTTACAGGCAGGAGCAATCGTGAGATTGCCGAGGAACTTCAGATCACGCCCGCAACGGCGGAAACGCATCGCAAGAATTTGAAGAAGAAGCTAGGCATCGCAACGACGGCCGGCCTGATCCGTTACGCCCTCGACCACGGCATCGCAACCACGGCGTTGTAA
- a CDS encoding DUF3311 domain-containing protein produces MDRRFGTAACWLLVIPYIGLLWVPFYNCHDPVLLGFPFFYWYQLAWVPITAILTWIAYRSMRHDD; encoded by the coding sequence ATGGATAGACGTTTCGGGACGGCGGCCTGCTGGCTGCTCGTTATTCCCTATATTGGTTTGCTTTGGGTCCCCTTCTACAACTGCCACGATCCTGTGCTGTTGGGTTTCCCCTTCTTCTACTGGTATCAGCTGGCGTGGGTGCCAATCACCGCTATTCTGACCTGGATCGCCTATCGGAGCATGCGCCATGATGACTGA
- the mctP gene encoding monocarboxylate uptake permease MctP, translating into MMTDIDPTALSVFIFFLALVTVMGFVAARWRRPKTLAHIDEWGLGGRTFGTWITWFLVGGDFYTAYTVIAVPALVYTVGAYGFFALPYTIVVYPFVFMVMPLLWRRAKDHGYVTAGDIVHGQYGSRALELAVALTGVIATMPYIALQLVGMTAVFKALGLHGELPLAVAFIILALYTYSAGLRAPALIAFVKDIMIYIVVIAAIALIPAKLGGYANVFAAADADFKAKGAGSLLLGGNQYVAYATLALGSALAAFMYPHTLTGIFASNSGNTIRKNAVLLPAYTLLLGLLALLGYMGHAANLKLDSANDVVPALFQTLFSSWFAGFAFAAIAIGALVPAAVMSIGAANLFTRNFWKAYIDPQVSDAGEAKVAKMTSLVVKVGALLVIIFLPTQFALDLQLLGGIWILQTLPALVFGLYTKWFRAPALLAGWFVGFFGGTYLVWDAGWKPLHMVPLGETGFTVYTGLLALLANIVVAVIVNAVVPARAAARA; encoded by the coding sequence ATGATGACTGATATCGATCCGACCGCGCTCTCCGTCTTCATCTTCTTTCTGGCGCTCGTGACCGTCATGGGCTTTGTCGCTGCCCGCTGGCGCAGGCCGAAGACCCTTGCCCATATCGACGAATGGGGCCTTGGCGGCCGCACCTTCGGCACCTGGATTACCTGGTTCCTCGTCGGCGGCGATTTTTATACGGCCTATACGGTCATTGCCGTCCCGGCTCTGGTCTATACCGTCGGTGCCTATGGCTTCTTCGCGCTACCCTATACGATCGTCGTCTATCCGTTCGTCTTCATGGTCATGCCGCTTCTCTGGAGGCGTGCGAAGGATCATGGTTACGTCACGGCCGGCGATATCGTACACGGCCAATATGGCTCGCGGGCGCTGGAACTGGCAGTCGCTCTGACGGGCGTAATCGCGACCATGCCTTATATCGCCCTACAGCTCGTCGGCATGACGGCGGTGTTCAAGGCGCTCGGACTTCATGGTGAACTGCCGCTCGCCGTCGCCTTCATCATCCTGGCGCTTTATACCTATTCGGCCGGCCTTCGCGCTCCGGCGCTGATCGCCTTCGTCAAGGACATCATGATCTATATCGTGGTGATTGCTGCCATCGCCCTGATCCCTGCCAAGCTTGGCGGCTACGCCAATGTCTTTGCGGCGGCCGATGCGGATTTCAAGGCCAAGGGGGCGGGTAGTCTGCTGCTCGGCGGCAACCAGTACGTCGCCTACGCGACCTTGGCGCTCGGCTCGGCGCTGGCGGCCTTCATGTATCCGCATACGCTGACCGGCATCTTCGCCTCCAACAGCGGCAACACCATCCGCAAGAATGCGGTGCTGTTGCCGGCCTACACGCTGCTGCTCGGTCTCTTGGCGCTGCTCGGCTATATGGGCCACGCGGCAAATCTGAAGCTGGACAGCGCCAATGACGTGGTGCCGGCGCTGTTCCAGACATTGTTCTCGAGCTGGTTTGCGGGCTTTGCCTTCGCGGCCATCGCCATCGGCGCGCTCGTTCCCGCGGCCGTGATGAGCATTGGCGCTGCCAATCTCTTCACCCGCAACTTCTGGAAGGCTTACATTGATCCGCAGGTTTCCGATGCCGGCGAGGCGAAGGTCGCCAAGATGACATCGCTTGTCGTCAAGGTCGGCGCGCTTCTCGTCATCATTTTCCTGCCGACGCAGTTCGCGCTCGATCTCCAGCTTTTGGGCGGCATCTGGATCCTGCAGACGCTGCCGGCTCTGGTCTTCGGTCTCTATACTAAGTGGTTCCGTGCACCGGCACTGCTCGCCGGCTGGTTCGTCGGCTTCTTCGGCGGAACCTATCTCGTCTGGGATGCCGGCTGGAAACCGCTGCATATGGTCCCGCTCGGCGAAACCGGCTTCACCGTCTATACGGGGCTGCTGGCGCTTCTTGCCAATATCGTCGTGGCCGTCATCGTCAACGCGGTCGTGCCGGCACGGGCAGCAGCACGCGCCTGA
- the ileS gene encoding isoleucine--tRNA ligase yields MTDTAEKMDYSKTLYLPETDFPMRAGLPQKEPELVARWNEMDLYKKLRASAAGREKFVLHDGPPYANGHIHIGHALNKILKDVITRSFQMRGYDSNYVPGWDCHGLPIEWKIEEKYREKGKNKDEVPVNEFRQECRDFAAGWIKIQSEEFKRLGITGDFDNPYLTMNFHAESRIAGELLKIARTGQLYRGSKPVMWSVVERTALAEAEVEYADVESDMIWVKFPVAEGPAHLAGAFVVIWTTTPWTIPGNRAIAYSSRVSYGLYEVTEAANDFGPRPGEKLVFADKLAEESFAKAKLQYKRVSDVTAADLAALTCAHPLASLGYGFKVPLLDGDHVTDDAGTGFVHTAPSHGREDFDAWTSHARDLEKRGISSAIPFPVDDAGFYTADAPGFEGGRVMDDNGKKGNANDLVIKALIETNTLFARGRLKHSYPHSWRSKKPVIFRNTPQWFVYMDKDLADGSTLRSRALKAIDDTRFVPAAGQNRLRAMIEQRPDWVLSRQRAWGVPIAIFVDEQGNILQDDRVNARILEAFEEEGADAWFAEGARERFLGEKANEPWTQVMDILDVWFDSGSTHTFTLEDRPDLKWPADLYLEGSDQHRGWFHSSLLESAATRGRAPYDAVLTHGFTMDEKGEKMSKSKGNVTSPQEVMKDAGADILRLWVMTSDYSEDLRVGKAIIQTNVDAYRKLRNTIRWMLGTLAHDKGEVIAYADMPELEQLMLHRLAELDELVRESYDAFDFKRIARALIDFANVELSAFYFDVRKDALYCDAPSSLRRRASLAVIRTIFDCMVTWLAPMLPFTTEEAWLSRNPSAVSVHLEQFVTIPAEWKNEALAEKWKKIRAVRSVVTGALEIERKDKRIGSSLEAAPVVYVADPELLKVLEGQDFSEICITSDITILGEQGPADAFRLDDDAKVSVVPKLAEGRKCARSWRITTDVGSDPEYPDVSARDAAALRELAAVN; encoded by the coding sequence ATGACCGATACCGCTGAAAAGATGGATTACTCCAAGACCCTTTACCTGCCGGAAACCGATTTTCCGATGCGCGCCGGACTGCCGCAGAAGGAGCCGGAGCTGGTGGCCCGCTGGAACGAGATGGATCTCTACAAGAAGCTGCGCGCCTCTGCCGCCGGCCGTGAAAAGTTCGTGCTGCACGACGGACCGCCCTATGCCAACGGCCACATCCATATCGGCCACGCGCTCAATAAGATCCTCAAGGACGTCATCACCCGCTCGTTCCAGATGCGTGGCTACGACAGCAACTATGTTCCCGGCTGGGATTGCCACGGCCTGCCGATCGAATGGAAGATCGAGGAAAAGTACCGCGAGAAGGGCAAGAACAAGGACGAGGTTCCGGTGAACGAGTTTCGCCAGGAATGCCGCGACTTTGCCGCCGGCTGGATCAAGATCCAGTCCGAGGAGTTCAAGCGCTTGGGCATCACGGGCGATTTCGACAATCCCTATCTCACAATGAACTTCCATGCGGAATCCCGCATCGCCGGCGAGCTTCTGAAGATCGCCCGCACCGGCCAGCTCTACCGCGGCTCCAAGCCGGTCATGTGGTCGGTGGTCGAGCGGACGGCTCTGGCCGAAGCCGAAGTCGAATATGCCGACGTCGAGAGCGACATGATCTGGGTCAAGTTCCCGGTGGCTGAAGGCCCGGCACATCTTGCCGGCGCCTTTGTCGTCATCTGGACGACCACCCCCTGGACGATCCCCGGCAATCGCGCGATCGCATACTCCTCGCGCGTGTCCTACGGACTCTATGAGGTCACGGAAGCGGCCAATGATTTCGGCCCGCGCCCGGGCGAAAAGCTTGTTTTCGCCGACAAGCTGGCAGAGGAATCCTTCGCCAAGGCAAAGCTGCAATATAAGCGCGTGAGCGACGTGACCGCCGCCGATCTGGCCGCACTCACCTGTGCTCATCCGCTCGCCTCTCTCGGTTACGGCTTCAAGGTGCCGCTGCTCGACGGCGATCATGTGACCGATGATGCCGGCACCGGCTTCGTGCACACGGCGCCCAGCCACGGCCGCGAAGACTTTGACGCCTGGACGTCGCATGCCCGCGATCTTGAAAAGCGCGGCATTTCCTCCGCCATCCCGTTCCCGGTCGACGACGCGGGCTTCTACACCGCCGATGCCCCGGGCTTCGAAGGCGGCCGCGTCATGGACGACAACGGCAAGAAGGGCAATGCCAACGACCTCGTCATCAAGGCGCTGATCGAGACGAACACGCTGTTTGCGCGCGGCAGGCTGAAGCATTCCTATCCGCACTCCTGGCGGTCGAAGAAGCCGGTCATCTTCCGCAACACGCCGCAATGGTTCGTCTACATGGACAAGGACCTTGCCGACGGTTCGACGCTGCGGTCTCGCGCCCTGAAGGCGATCGACGATACCCGCTTCGTGCCGGCTGCCGGCCAGAACCGTCTGCGCGCCATGATCGAGCAGCGCCCGGATTGGGTCCTCTCGCGCCAGCGCGCCTGGGGTGTGCCGATCGCGATCTTCGTCGACGAGCAGGGCAACATCCTGCAGGACGATCGTGTGAACGCCCGTATCCTTGAGGCTTTCGAAGAGGAAGGCGCCGACGCCTGGTTCGCGGAAGGTGCGCGCGAGCGTTTCCTCGGCGAAAAGGCCAACGAGCCCTGGACGCAGGTCATGGACATCCTTGACGTGTGGTTCGACTCTGGCTCGACCCACACCTTCACGCTGGAAGACCGCCCGGACCTGAAGTGGCCGGCCGACCTCTATCTCGAAGGCTCCGACCAGCATCGCGGCTGGTTCCATTCGTCACTGCTCGAAAGTGCCGCGACCCGTGGCCGCGCGCCATACGATGCCGTCCTCACCCATGGCTTCACCATGGATGAGAAGGGCGAGAAGATGTCGAAGTCCAAGGGCAACGTCACCTCGCCGCAAGAGGTGATGAAGGATGCCGGCGCCGATATCCTCCGTCTCTGGGTCATGACATCGGACTATTCGGAGGATCTGCGTGTCGGCAAGGCCATCATCCAGACCAATGTCGATGCCTATCGCAAGCTGCGCAATACCATCCGCTGGATGCTCGGCACGCTCGCGCACGACAAGGGCGAAGTCATCGCCTATGCCGACATGCCGGAGCTGGAGCAGCTGATGCTGCATCGTCTCGCCGAACTCGATGAGCTGGTGCGCGAAAGCTACGACGCCTTCGACTTCAAGCGTATCGCCCGTGCCTTGATCGATTTCGCCAATGTCGAGCTTTCGGCCTTCTACTTCGACGTCCGCAAGGATGCGCTCTACTGCGATGCGCCGTCGAGCCTGCGCCGCCGCGCCTCACTCGCCGTCATCCGAACGATCTTCGATTGCATGGTGACATGGCTGGCGCCGATGCTGCCTTTCACCACGGAAGAGGCGTGGCTGTCGCGCAATCCGTCTGCGGTTTCGGTTCACCTCGAACAGTTCGTCACCATTCCCGCCGAATGGAAGAACGAGGCGCTGGCCGAGAAGTGGAAGAAGATCCGCGCTGTGCGCAGCGTCGTTACCGGCGCGCTGGAAATCGAGCGCAAGGACAAGCGGATCGGCTCCTCTCTGGAAGCTGCTCCGGTCGTCTACGTCGCCGACCCCGAGCTGCTGAAGGTGCTCGAGGGCCAGGATTTCTCGGAAATCTGCATCACCTCCGATATCACCATCCTGGGTGAGCAGGGTCCTGCGGATGCCTTCCGCCTCGACGACGATGCCAAGGTCAGTGTCGTGCCGAAGCTCGCGGAGGGCCGAAAGTGCGCCCGTTCCTGGCGCATCACGACGGATGTCGGCTCCGATCCGGAATACCCTGATGTCTCGGCGCGTGACGCCGCGGCACTGCGCGAACTTGCCGCTGTCAACTGA